The following proteins are co-located in the Corynebacterium aquilae DSM 44791 genome:
- a CDS encoding cory-CC-star protein, translating to MGHRWQAFVRGLEEFYNAPYRAVLKKAQRENDDMFMILVLSEALGIPNPAAFYTLELMPILYEEFHDWHTRMGMEHSPLENIACC from the coding sequence ATGGGACACAGATGGCAAGCCTTCGTCCGAGGCTTAGAAGAGTTCTACAACGCCCCCTACCGGGCCGTGCTCAAAAAAGCCCAACGCGAAAACGACGACATGTTCATGATCCTCGTACTCTCCGAAGCACTCGGCATCCCCAACCCCGCAGCCTTCTACACCCTCGAACTCATGCCCATCCTCTACGAGGAATTCCACGACTGGCACACCCGCATGGGCATGGAACACTCACCCCTGGAAAACATCGCATGCTGCTAA
- a CDS encoding RrF2 family transcriptional regulator, with protein MDMHVTRFSDLGLRIIMTCGAGRDARHTVKSLSEDIAAPATHVAKVVARLGELGLVSNTRGRGGGVSLSDKAYSWRLGDVLRELEGQGPLVDCFDPPCPFAAANCLLERKLAAAQEAFFAALDDTTIGELVTSAPAPAQGFLGMPRIVG; from the coding sequence ATGGACATGCATGTAACGCGGTTTTCCGATTTGGGCCTGCGGATCATCATGACCTGTGGGGCGGGACGCGATGCGCGGCACACGGTGAAGTCCTTGAGTGAGGATATTGCTGCGCCGGCCACGCATGTGGCGAAAGTTGTTGCCCGCTTGGGGGAGTTGGGGCTGGTGTCGAATACGCGCGGCCGCGGCGGCGGGGTGAGCCTGTCGGATAAGGCGTATTCCTGGCGGTTGGGGGATGTGCTCCGCGAGCTGGAGGGTCAGGGTCCGTTGGTGGATTGTTTTGATCCGCCCTGTCCTTTTGCGGCGGCTAATTGTCTGCTGGAGCGCAAGCTGGCGGCCGCGCAGGAGGCTTTTTTCGCGGCGCTGGATGACACCACGATTGGGGAGCTGGTGACCAGCGCGCCGGCGCCGGCGCAGGGCTTTTTGGGCATGCCGCGGATAGTCGGCTAG
- the folK gene encoding 2-amino-4-hydroxy-6-hydroxymethyldihydropteridine diphosphokinase, giving the protein MKAVLSLGSNIGDSAGHLARALNDFPGTISATSQIYATPPWGGVEQDDFLNITALVDFDGTPEQLLHAAQALEQAAQRRRDIRWGPRTLDVDIIDIPGYTSTAEHLTVPHPRAEQRLFVLIPWAEIDPTATLNGHKITDLINTFTPEERATIRAIGSLDNHTACDTRRERPRQ; this is encoded by the coding sequence ATGAAAGCAGTCCTCTCTCTCGGATCCAACATCGGCGACAGCGCCGGCCACCTTGCGCGCGCCCTCAACGACTTCCCCGGCACCATCAGCGCCACCAGCCAGATCTACGCCACCCCACCCTGGGGCGGGGTAGAACAAGACGACTTCCTCAACATCACCGCCCTCGTCGACTTTGACGGCACCCCCGAACAACTCCTTCACGCAGCCCAAGCCCTCGAGCAGGCCGCACAGCGACGCCGCGACATTCGTTGGGGGCCACGCACCCTCGATGTCGACATCATCGACATCCCCGGCTACACCTCCACCGCAGAACACCTCACCGTTCCCCACCCCCGCGCGGAACAACGCCTGTTCGTCCTCATCCCCTGGGCAGAAATCGACCCCACCGCCACCCTCAACGGCCACAAGATCACCGACCTGATCAACACCTTCACCCCAGAAGAACGCGCCACCATCCGCGCAATCGGTAGCCTGGACAACCACACCGCCTGCGACACCAGAAGGGAGCGGCCGCGACAATGA
- the galE gene encoding UDP-glucose 4-epimerase GalE, with amino-acid sequence MKVLITGGAGYIGSTIASCCDDNGIDVVILDDLSKGLKAFGQRFPFYQGDIADEALLDKVLTEHNDIDAVIHCAAKIVVPESVEQPLDYYDNNVAKPLVLLNKLHEHGVDKFILSSTASMYEPEADFMVDENSTTNPNSPYSASKFMLERVLADYAATGAMNVIALRYFNPIGADPQMRTGLQNPAPTHVLGKMIEALTKGETFTVTGVDWPTRDGSGLRDYIHVWDLARAHVAALNHFDDVMAQATKPNYDVINLGTGLGTTVFEFVEGFNEAMGVKLDVATAPPRPGDVAGCATRTDKANKLLDWHTELSIAQGVKDSVAWSKKLPEYLD; translated from the coding sequence ATGAAGGTCTTGATCACCGGCGGCGCCGGCTACATCGGCTCCACCATTGCATCCTGCTGCGACGACAACGGCATCGACGTCGTCATCCTTGACGACCTGTCCAAAGGCCTCAAAGCCTTCGGGCAGCGCTTCCCCTTCTACCAAGGCGACATCGCCGACGAAGCGCTGCTCGACAAGGTACTCACCGAACACAACGACATCGACGCCGTCATCCACTGCGCCGCCAAAATCGTCGTGCCCGAAAGCGTGGAGCAGCCCCTGGACTACTACGACAACAACGTCGCCAAGCCCCTGGTACTGCTGAACAAACTCCACGAACACGGCGTCGACAAATTCATCCTGAGCTCCACCGCCTCCATGTACGAGCCGGAAGCCGACTTCATGGTGGACGAAAACTCCACCACCAACCCCAACAGCCCCTACTCGGCCTCCAAATTCATGCTCGAACGCGTGCTCGCCGACTACGCCGCAACCGGCGCCATGAACGTCATCGCCCTGCGCTACTTCAACCCCATCGGCGCCGACCCCCAGATGCGCACCGGCCTGCAAAACCCCGCCCCAACCCACGTGCTCGGCAAAATGATCGAAGCACTCACCAAGGGCGAAACCTTCACCGTCACCGGCGTTGACTGGCCCACCCGCGACGGCTCCGGACTGCGCGACTACATCCACGTCTGGGACCTGGCCCGCGCCCACGTCGCAGCACTGAACCACTTCGACGACGTCATGGCACAAGCCACCAAGCCGAACTACGACGTCATCAACCTGGGCACCGGTCTGGGCACCACCGTCTTCGAATTCGTCGAAGGCTTCAACGAAGCAATGGGCGTGAAACTTGACGTCGCCACCGCCCCGCCCCGCCCCGGCGACGTCGCCGGCTGCGCTACCCGCACCGACAAAGCCAACAAACTGCTTGACTGGCACACCGAACTATCCATCGCCCAAGGTGTGAAAGACTCCGTCGCCTGGTCCAAGAAACTGCCCGAATACCTGGACTAG
- a CDS encoding DUF6779 domain-containing protein, whose product MSEQERNRQQRDYEGSSNGPSMQLLAALLLTLAVIATVIMLVTNSTGAMKVAVIAALWSALIGFFLVGKYRYDAEQARENLAHERELLALELEKEQITHREQERLLEQTYMDSVKEHQDEVLVAIRAQLDEVRSQLEMLTGQDLSYEPTALRAEARRIAEIDAAPAAKNDKPKQTTAQPTNTQDDALDVVDVEATDVKHAGGRFDTGAFARVNWSAEHAPRQGSHRDDDPDRISAAEVAAKQEAERKKAAEQAAAKKKAEEEKKAAEAEAKKKAEAEKRAAEEAKAKKAQQEAEAKAKAEAEAKKQAEEKAAAAKKAEQDKQREAERQKAAAQAEAKKKAEELARKKAAEEEAVRKAKEEEKRREAEELAARKFRQAQEEVATKGGHHRAPQETTGGRRRRDESQDSVSVADLLKNLQGGTNASPRRRHRSED is encoded by the coding sequence ATGAGTGAGCAAGAGCGCAACCGCCAGCAACGCGACTACGAAGGATCCAGCAACGGGCCTTCGATGCAGTTGCTGGCTGCACTTCTTTTGACGCTGGCTGTCATCGCGACAGTCATCATGCTCGTCACCAACAGCACCGGGGCCATGAAAGTTGCCGTCATCGCGGCACTGTGGTCGGCGTTGATTGGGTTTTTCCTGGTGGGCAAGTACCGCTACGACGCGGAACAGGCCCGAGAAAACCTCGCCCACGAGCGTGAGCTGTTGGCCCTGGAGCTCGAAAAGGAGCAAATCACCCACCGGGAGCAGGAGCGCCTGCTGGAGCAGACCTACATGGATTCCGTCAAGGAACACCAGGATGAGGTGCTGGTGGCTATCCGCGCCCAGCTTGATGAGGTGCGCTCCCAGCTGGAGATGCTGACCGGCCAGGACCTGTCCTACGAGCCGACCGCGCTGCGGGCAGAAGCCCGCCGGATTGCCGAAATCGACGCCGCCCCGGCAGCCAAGAACGACAAACCGAAACAGACCACCGCACAACCCACGAACACCCAAGATGACGCGCTTGATGTGGTCGACGTTGAAGCTACCGACGTCAAGCACGCCGGCGGCCGTTTCGACACCGGTGCTTTCGCCCGGGTGAACTGGTCTGCCGAGCACGCACCCCGCCAGGGCAGCCACCGTGACGACGACCCGGATCGCATTTCCGCCGCCGAGGTCGCCGCCAAGCAGGAAGCAGAGCGCAAGAAAGCCGCCGAGCAGGCCGCCGCCAAGAAGAAGGCCGAAGAGGAAAAGAAGGCCGCCGAAGCTGAGGCGAAAAAGAAGGCAGAGGCCGAAAAGCGCGCCGCCGAGGAAGCTAAGGCGAAAAAGGCACAGCAAGAGGCTGAAGCGAAAGCCAAGGCCGAAGCCGAGGCCAAGAAGCAGGCTGAGGAAAAGGCGGCTGCGGCCAAGAAGGCAGAACAAGATAAGCAGCGTGAAGCCGAGCGCCAAAAAGCTGCCGCCCAAGCCGAAGCCAAGAAAAAGGCCGAGGAGCTGGCGCGCAAGAAGGCCGCTGAGGAAGAAGCCGTGCGCAAGGCCAAGGAGGAAGAAAAGCGGCGCGAAGCTGAAGAACTAGCTGCCCGCAAGTTCCGCCAGGCCCAAGAGGAGGTAGCCACCAAGGGTGGCCACCACCGGGCGCCGCAGGAAACCACCGGCGGGCGTCGTCGCCGCGACGAGTCCCAGGATTCCGTCAGCGTCGCCGATCTGTTGAAGAACCTCCAGGGCGGCACGAACGCCAGCCCGCGTCGCCGCCACCGCAGCGAGGATTAA
- the folP gene encoding dihydropteroate synthase, with the protein MTTPTRCKVMGILNVTTDSFSDGGQFLLVPNALAHADSMLAAGADIIDIGGESTRPGAERVDADTEKQRVLPVVEDLASRGVAVSVDTMRADVAAESVARGATLINDVSGGLADPEMYSVMADARVDVCLMHWQADTFGNAAGAAHQPGHVVDDVRRGLDDLVTRATNAGVDPHRIILDPGLGFAKTAADNWELLNALPEFVNSGFRILIGASRKRFLQAIRDERGAEPAPDIATTALTALCAHHGAWAVRVHNVADNVDATTVAHRMATGKE; encoded by the coding sequence ATGACGACACCCACCCGCTGCAAAGTCATGGGCATCCTCAACGTCACCACCGACAGCTTCTCCGACGGCGGTCAATTCCTCCTCGTACCCAACGCGCTGGCACACGCCGACAGCATGCTCGCCGCCGGCGCAGACATCATCGACATCGGCGGCGAATCAACCCGCCCCGGCGCCGAACGCGTCGACGCCGACACCGAAAAACAACGCGTCCTCCCCGTCGTCGAAGACCTCGCCAGCCGCGGCGTTGCCGTCTCCGTCGACACCATGCGCGCAGACGTCGCCGCCGAATCCGTCGCCCGCGGCGCCACCCTCATCAACGACGTCTCCGGCGGACTCGCCGACCCCGAGATGTACTCCGTCATGGCCGATGCCCGCGTCGACGTGTGCCTCATGCACTGGCAAGCCGACACCTTCGGCAACGCCGCCGGCGCAGCCCACCAACCCGGACACGTCGTCGATGATGTCCGCCGCGGACTCGACGACCTGGTCACCCGCGCCACCAACGCCGGCGTTGACCCCCACCGCATCATCCTCGACCCCGGCCTCGGATTCGCGAAAACCGCCGCCGACAACTGGGAACTGCTCAACGCCCTCCCCGAATTCGTGAACTCCGGATTCCGCATCCTCATCGGCGCCTCCCGCAAACGATTCCTCCAAGCAATCCGCGACGAACGCGGCGCCGAACCCGCGCCCGACATCGCCACCACCGCACTGACCGCACTCTGCGCTCACCACGGCGCCTGGGCCGTCCGCGTTCACAACGTCGCCGACAACGTCGACGCCACAACCGTCGCCCACCGCATGGCCACCGGCAAGGAATAA
- a CDS encoding carbon starvation CstA family protein, whose amino-acid sequence MNSLILTILGIAMMLAGYALYSAFLGRKIFALNANYTTPAHTLEDGVDYVPTNKYVLWGHHFTSVAGAAPIVGPAIAVIWGWLPAFLWVTIGTVFIAGMHDLGALWASVRHKGQSIGTLSGRYIGARGRNLFLVVIFLLLLMVNAAFAVVISKLLVSTPTAVIPTWGAIIVALLIGQAIYRLNWNLPLVSIVGVIALYSLMVIGDKYPIVLPDNIAGLTPGAVWIITLFIYAGIASLLPVWVLLQPRDYINGLQLFVGLIILYGSVLVTSPTLVAPVINHNMPDGAPSMVPLLFVTIACGAISGFHGMVSSGTSSKQINNEQDTRFVGYFGAVGEGLLALGAIIATTAGFKTLAQWQEIYNAFGQGGVKAFVAGGSTLINEGLGIPASLSSTILATMAVLFAATTMDTGVRLQRLVVQEIGDIAGVKITPIAATIIVLAVALGLTFSAGGDGSGGMLIWPLFGTTNQLMAALTLSIICVILARLGRNYLVAIIPLIFVLIMSFWALIVQLKGFYNDSNWLLLTLDIIILIAAVWVTIEAASALSKAKNNPITQEEFDGDNLNTTPVSA is encoded by the coding sequence GTGAATTCTCTCATCCTCACCATCCTCGGCATCGCCATGATGCTCGCAGGCTACGCCCTCTACTCCGCCTTCCTCGGCCGCAAAATCTTCGCCCTCAACGCCAACTACACCACCCCGGCCCACACCCTCGAAGACGGCGTCGACTACGTCCCCACCAACAAATACGTCCTATGGGGACACCACTTCACCTCCGTCGCAGGCGCCGCACCCATCGTCGGCCCCGCCATCGCCGTCATCTGGGGCTGGCTCCCCGCCTTCCTCTGGGTCACCATCGGCACCGTCTTCATCGCCGGCATGCACGACCTCGGCGCACTCTGGGCATCCGTCCGCCACAAAGGCCAATCCATCGGCACCCTCTCCGGCCGCTACATCGGCGCCCGCGGACGCAACCTCTTCCTCGTCGTCATCTTCCTCCTGCTGCTCATGGTCAACGCAGCCTTCGCCGTCGTCATCTCCAAACTGCTCGTCTCCACCCCCACCGCAGTCATCCCCACCTGGGGCGCGATCATCGTCGCCCTCCTCATCGGCCAAGCCATCTACCGCCTCAACTGGAACCTCCCCCTCGTCTCCATCGTCGGCGTCATCGCCCTCTACAGCCTGATGGTCATCGGCGACAAATACCCCATCGTCCTCCCCGACAACATCGCCGGACTCACCCCCGGCGCCGTCTGGATCATCACCCTATTCATCTACGCCGGCATCGCCTCCCTGCTGCCCGTCTGGGTCCTCCTCCAACCCCGCGACTACATCAACGGCCTCCAACTCTTCGTCGGCCTCATCATCCTCTACGGCTCCGTCCTCGTCACCAGCCCCACCCTCGTCGCGCCAGTCATCAACCACAACATGCCCGACGGCGCCCCCTCCATGGTGCCCCTCCTGTTCGTCACCATCGCCTGCGGCGCCATCTCCGGCTTCCACGGCATGGTCTCCTCCGGCACCTCCTCCAAACAAATCAACAACGAACAAGACACCCGCTTCGTCGGATACTTCGGCGCAGTCGGCGAAGGACTCCTCGCCCTCGGCGCCATCATCGCCACCACCGCCGGCTTCAAAACCCTCGCCCAATGGCAAGAAATCTACAACGCCTTCGGCCAAGGCGGCGTCAAAGCCTTCGTCGCCGGCGGCTCCACCCTCATCAACGAAGGCCTCGGCATCCCCGCCTCCCTCTCCTCCACCATCCTCGCCACCATGGCCGTCCTCTTCGCCGCCACCACCATGGACACCGGCGTCCGCCTCCAACGCCTCGTCGTCCAAGAAATCGGCGACATCGCCGGGGTCAAAATCACCCCCATCGCAGCCACCATCATCGTCCTCGCCGTCGCCCTAGGACTGACCTTCTCCGCCGGCGGCGACGGATCCGGCGGCATGCTCATCTGGCCCCTATTCGGCACCACCAACCAACTCATGGCCGCCCTGACCCTCTCCATCATTTGCGTCATCCTCGCCCGCCTCGGACGCAACTACCTCGTCGCCATCATCCCCCTCATCTTCGTCCTCATCATGAGCTTCTGGGCACTCATCGTCCAACTCAAAGGCTTCTACAACGACAGCAACTGGCTGCTGCTCACCCTCGACATCATCATCCTCATCGCCGCCGTCTGGGTCACCATCGAAGCCGCCAGCGCACTGTCCAAAGCCAAAAACAACCCCATCACCCAAGAAGAATTCGACGGCGACAACCTCAACACCACCCCCGTGAGCGCCTAA
- the folB gene encoding dihydroneopterin aldolase, producing MADRIELTGLECFGYHGVFEEEKRTGQPFIVDITCWLDSTPAAASDNVADTVHYGELAEMAHRIVTGPARDLIETVAAEIADTAMKEWPILHAVEVTIHKPLAPIGLAFADVAVVARRSRRKA from the coding sequence ATGGCAGACAGGATCGAACTCACCGGCCTCGAATGCTTCGGCTACCACGGAGTCTTCGAAGAAGAAAAGCGCACCGGACAACCCTTTATCGTCGACATCACCTGCTGGTTAGACAGCACCCCGGCAGCCGCTAGCGATAACGTCGCCGACACCGTCCACTACGGCGAACTCGCCGAAATGGCCCACCGCATCGTCACCGGCCCCGCCCGCGACCTCATCGAAACCGTCGCCGCCGAAATCGCCGACACCGCCATGAAAGAATGGCCCATCCTGCACGCCGTCGAAGTCACCATCCACAAACCTTTAGCCCCCATCGGGCTCGCCTTCGCCGACGTCGCCGTCGTCGCCCGCAGAAGCCGGAGAAAAGCATGA
- a CDS encoding globin domain-containing protein translates to MHATTSPDTSRRLSEEHAAIVAETLPVIGAHINQITPIFYRTMFANHPELEKDLFNRGNQKDGDQQKALAASIAVFATMLVDPNAPDPVDMLARIGHKHVSLGVTREQYQIVHDNLFAAIVEVLGEAITPEVAAAWDEVYWIMADCLIDYEANLYDSAGVEHGDVFRTVTVTDKKSLPGGAIEITITGKLATPLPGQYTSLGVTLPDGARQLRQYSIIAGDDSTWTVALDVVGEVSKHLDQAVAVGDTIQATLPAGDLTLTPGNRPVVLISSGIGATPMVGMLNHLAAEASIRPVTYWHVDDDASTHALAAHTQAAIADNPHITFTPIYRQAGQRLTLSGDCGCGGTDCGKNLRDADVYLCGGTGFLQNMREQIAALPADQQPATVSYELFSPNDWLIR, encoded by the coding sequence ATGCACGCCACCACCAGCCCCGATACCTCCCGCCGCTTGAGCGAGGAACACGCCGCCATCGTCGCCGAAACCCTGCCGGTCATCGGCGCCCACATCAACCAGATCACCCCGATCTTCTACCGCACCATGTTCGCCAACCACCCCGAGTTGGAAAAAGACCTGTTCAACCGCGGTAATCAAAAAGACGGCGACCAGCAAAAAGCACTGGCCGCCTCCATCGCGGTGTTCGCCACCATGCTGGTCGACCCGAACGCCCCCGACCCGGTGGACATGCTGGCCCGCATCGGCCACAAACACGTCTCCCTCGGCGTGACCCGCGAGCAATACCAGATCGTCCACGACAACCTCTTTGCCGCCATCGTGGAAGTCCTCGGTGAGGCCATCACCCCGGAAGTCGCCGCCGCCTGGGACGAGGTGTACTGGATCATGGCCGATTGCCTCATCGACTACGAAGCAAACCTCTACGACTCCGCCGGCGTGGAACACGGCGACGTGTTCCGCACAGTCACCGTCACCGATAAGAAGTCCCTACCCGGTGGGGCCATCGAGATCACCATCACCGGAAAGCTGGCCACCCCACTGCCCGGCCAATACACCTCCCTCGGCGTCACCCTGCCCGACGGCGCCCGCCAGCTGCGCCAATACTCCATCATCGCCGGCGATGACAGCACCTGGACGGTGGCACTCGACGTGGTCGGCGAGGTCTCCAAGCACCTGGATCAGGCAGTCGCCGTCGGCGACACCATCCAAGCCACCCTGCCCGCCGGCGACCTCACCCTCACCCCAGGCAACCGCCCCGTGGTGCTGATCTCCTCCGGCATCGGCGCCACCCCCATGGTCGGCATGCTCAACCACCTCGCCGCCGAGGCCTCCATCCGCCCCGTCACCTACTGGCATGTCGACGACGACGCCAGCACCCACGCCCTGGCCGCGCACACCCAGGCCGCCATCGCCGACAACCCCCACATCACCTTCACCCCCATCTACCGCCAGGCCGGACAACGCCTCACCCTGAGCGGGGACTGCGGCTGCGGCGGCACCGACTGTGGCAAAAACCTGCGCGATGCGGACGTCTACCTGTGCGGCGGCACCGGCTTTTTGCAAAACATGCGCGAACAAATCGCCGCCCTACCAGCAGACCAACAGCCCGCAACCGTGTCCTACGAGCTGTTCAGCCCCAACGATTGGCTCATCCGCTAA
- a CDS encoding DUF3180 domain-containing protein, whose product MKKTPPARIIALTLFFAAASLILTFRFYGSMPHIPPSVAVTLWGLTAACGFGTWVVRKNISRGHIGLDRSQLNPLSAVNWLILGTASAYTGGIVGGIYLGIAAYVLPRTTTLMAAADDAPGVIVSALGGIALAAAGLILERACAVPPGSDGEAA is encoded by the coding sequence ATGAAAAAGACCCCACCGGCACGCATCATCGCGCTCACCCTTTTCTTCGCTGCCGCCAGCCTGATCCTTACCTTCCGCTTTTACGGCAGCATGCCGCACATCCCCCCATCGGTAGCCGTCACCCTGTGGGGGCTTACCGCTGCTTGCGGCTTTGGCACCTGGGTGGTTCGCAAAAACATCTCCCGCGGCCACATCGGCCTAGATCGCAGCCAACTCAACCCGCTATCTGCAGTCAACTGGCTCATCCTCGGCACCGCCAGCGCCTACACCGGTGGCATCGTCGGCGGTATCTACCTCGGCATTGCCGCCTACGTGCTGCCACGCACCACCACTTTGATGGCGGCAGCCGACGACGCTCCGGGGGTTATCGTGAGTGCCTTGGGCGGCATCGCATTGGCGGCTGCAGGATTGATTCTGGAGCGGGCGTGTGCAGTGCCACCCGGAAGTGATGGGGAAGCAGCCTAG
- a CDS encoding ArsA family ATPase: MLLNPTPIIFYGGKGGVGKTTLAAATATHLAQTGKNVLLVSTDPAHNIGHLFGQKIGPTPTRITTIAGLDAIEIDPEETTQQHLKNVRHTMQRMLPEHLHKQITQHINMAAEAPGTHEAAILERIAQLTTSRNLYDHIVFDTAPSGHTSRLLALPELMTAWTEGLLKQRDKSHKLSRAVRGLEGRDAHVVGTSDEQALDPIDRRDRELRRILTARRALFVDLANTITNPHLTSFSIVLHAERIPVAESVELYHTLNNLGVNVAGFIINRISPTDQGKYLAERRALEDTFIAELHHQVPHLPITKLPLLAGEVTTTEQLTNLINAAF, encoded by the coding sequence ATGCTGCTAAACCCCACCCCCATCATCTTCTACGGCGGCAAAGGCGGCGTCGGCAAAACCACCCTCGCCGCCGCCACCGCCACCCACCTGGCCCAAACCGGCAAAAACGTCCTCCTCGTCTCCACCGACCCCGCCCACAACATCGGCCACCTCTTCGGCCAAAAAATCGGCCCCACCCCCACCCGCATCACCACCATCGCGGGCCTCGACGCCATCGAAATCGACCCCGAAGAAACCACCCAACAACACCTCAAAAACGTCCGCCACACCATGCAACGCATGCTGCCGGAACACCTCCACAAACAAATCACCCAACACATCAACATGGCCGCCGAAGCCCCCGGCACCCACGAAGCAGCCATCCTCGAACGCATCGCCCAACTCACCACCAGCCGCAACCTCTACGACCACATCGTCTTCGACACCGCCCCCTCCGGACACACCAGCCGCCTCCTCGCCCTCCCAGAACTCATGACCGCCTGGACCGAAGGACTACTCAAACAACGCGACAAATCCCACAAACTCAGCCGCGCCGTCCGCGGACTCGAAGGACGCGACGCCCACGTCGTCGGCACCAGCGACGAACAAGCCCTCGACCCCATCGACCGCCGCGACCGCGAACTACGCCGCATCCTCACCGCCCGACGCGCCCTATTCGTCGACCTCGCCAACACCATCACCAACCCCCACCTCACCTCCTTTTCCATCGTCCTCCACGCCGAAAGAATCCCCGTCGCCGAATCCGTCGAGCTCTACCACACCCTCAACAACCTCGGCGTCAACGTCGCCGGATTCATCATCAACCGCATCTCCCCCACCGACCAAGGAAAATACCTCGCCGAAAGACGCGCCCTCGAAGACACCTTCATCGCCGAACTCCACCACCAGGTCCCCCACCTCCCCATCACCAAACTGCCCCTCCTAGCCGGCGAAGTCACCACCACCGAACAACTCACAAACCTCATCAACGCAGCCTTCTAA
- the lysS gene encoding lysine--tRNA ligase — translation MTDAKNTPDVPEQLRIRREKRARLLENGIEPYPVEVDRTIAIDELRSKYFVNKPAADGEPAPVAPEGARVLEIGEETDDEVAIAGRVIFVRNTGKLCFATLQEGNGTQIQAMLSLAEVGEEALAAWKQDVDLGDFVSVRGRVIASKRGELSVMAKTWHMAAKSLRPLPVAHKDMSEDTRIRHRYTDLIMREQARTNAMTRIKVMRALRNHLEGEGFVEVETPMLQTLHGGAAARPFETHSNALDIDLYLRIAPELYLKRCVVGGIDRVFEVNRNFRNEGVDSSHSPEFAMLETYQAWGTYDDGAEMIKNLIQSVAKDVFGSTTVTLADGTEYDLGGEWKSIEMYPSLNEALARKYPGQPEVTIDSTVEELKEIAKVIGLEVPAKGGWGHGKLVEEIWEVLCEDQLEGPIFVRDFPVETSPLTRQHRSKPGVTEKWDLYVRGFELATGYSELVDPVIQRERFEDQARLAAGGDDEAMVLDEDFLTAMEQGMPPTAGCGMGIDRLLMALTGLGIRETVLFPMVKPEPKQ, via the coding sequence GTGACTGACGCGAAAAACACCCCCGACGTTCCAGAACAGCTGCGAATCCGCCGCGAAAAGCGCGCCCGCTTGCTGGAAAACGGCATCGAACCCTACCCCGTAGAGGTCGACCGCACCATCGCCATTGACGAACTACGCTCCAAGTACTTCGTCAACAAGCCCGCCGCCGATGGCGAACCCGCCCCCGTCGCCCCCGAAGGCGCCCGCGTCCTCGAGATCGGCGAAGAAACCGACGACGAAGTCGCCATCGCCGGCCGCGTCATCTTCGTCCGCAACACCGGCAAACTCTGCTTCGCCACCCTCCAAGAAGGCAACGGCACCCAAATCCAAGCCATGCTCTCCCTGGCAGAAGTCGGCGAAGAAGCCCTTGCCGCCTGGAAACAAGACGTCGACCTCGGCGACTTCGTCTCCGTACGCGGCCGCGTCATCGCCTCCAAACGAGGCGAACTGTCCGTCATGGCCAAAACCTGGCACATGGCCGCCAAGTCCCTGCGCCCCCTGCCGGTCGCACACAAGGACATGAGCGAAGACACCCGCATCCGCCACCGCTACACCGACCTCATCATGCGCGAACAGGCCCGCACCAACGCCATGACCCGCATCAAGGTCATGCGCGCCCTGCGCAACCACCTCGAAGGCGAAGGCTTCGTCGAGGTCGAAACCCCCATGCTGCAAACCCTCCACGGCGGCGCCGCAGCACGCCCCTTCGAAACCCACTCCAACGCCCTCGACATCGACCTCTACCTGCGCATCGCACCAGAGCTCTACCTCAAACGCTGCGTCGTCGGCGGCATCGACCGCGTCTTCGAAGTCAACCGCAACTTCCGCAACGAAGGCGTCGACTCCTCCCACAGCCCCGAATTCGCCATGCTCGAGACCTACCAGGCCTGGGGCACCTACGACGACGGCGCCGAGATGATCAAAAACCTCATCCAATCCGTCGCCAAAGACGTCTTCGGCTCCACCACCGTCACCCTGGCCGACGGCACCGAATACGACCTCGGCGGCGAGTGGAAATCCATCGAGATGTACCCCTCCCTCAACGAGGCACTGGCCCGCAAATACCCCGGCCAGCCCGAGGTCACCATCGACTCCACCGTCGAAGAACTCAAAGAAATCGCCAAGGTCATCGGCCTCGAGGTTCCCGCCAAGGGTGGCTGGGGCCACGGCAAACTCGTTGAGGAAATCTGGGAAGTCCTGTGCGAAGACCAGCTCGAAGGCCCCATCTTCGTGCGCGACTTCCCCGTCGAAACCTCCCCGCTGACCCGCCAGCACCGCTCCAAGCCCGGCGTCACCGAAAAATGGGACCTCTACGTCCGCGGATTCGAGCTCGCCACCGGCTACTCCGAACTCGTTGACCCCGTCATCCAGCGCGAGCGCTTCGAAGACCAGGCACGCCTGGCCGCCGGTGGCGACGACGAAGCCATGGTTCTCGACGAG